The genomic window GCGAGCATCCCCTGATCTTGCCTCTTTATTTGCATGAACGCCTTCTCTTTGAAGGATGCATAGAATGGCAGTGTTGGTGTCAGACCTGATCAGGTCTGATGTCCTCATGTCAGCAGTGTGTAAGATCAACAAATTAAAGCTCTACTCTATCGAACTATCGGGAAATCTCACTGCGATAGGCCTGCAACTTTTTCAAGCATATGTCTAGTGTTGACCATTCTCTGCTGCAATGTTGGGTGGGTGATTGTGTTGCTCTCCACTTGATGACTGAGAAGCTGCAAGTTCTTACTTAAGACCCAAAGACTGTAAATCTAGGACGTCTAGTAGCTTGGTCATAAGATCAACTATTAACTAGTGACTTCACATCACCTCAAGATTAATGATGTGATACTAGATTATTAATTTCTGCTCTGCATTCACTGCAGACATTTAATCATGCAGCCTTTTTACCAGCCCCCATTTTTCATCACAAACTCAGGCTTCCATCAGCTAAGTTTTCTCATTTTAGTTGATTTATGCATGGATGCGACACTGTCCATCATTGTGGTTTTTGGGGTTACACAGAAGCAAGTTTACAAAGAATAGAGGCCAGTTGGTGTCACACAAATCACGACATCGTGTCATCCAGGGACAAAGAGCAGCAGgtgaaagtgtgaaaaatgaaatgaagtcCCACCCAGATGGTAAATTGCCAGAGCTTTTGCGGAAGTCTTTTTTGATGAATTACTACTCCAAGAGCAACTTCCTGTTCTTGGCTATTTTGTGAGCTGTCACACCGCCAGCTTTTATTAATCCTTTATTTGCTGTGTGCAACTTTATAAGCACGCCTTACTGTTTTCTtatggctgcagctgcagtagcAACTGCTCAGATGTCCGTGGCATCTCTTCTTGTGAcagatttttgcattttttattctgctttgtCTCATAAACGTCAATATGTTCCATGCACTTTTAGCTCCCTGATTTACCAGCTACTTCAGTGATGAAATATTCGGTAGTCCACACATTGTTCAATGTCCTGATTACAGCTCAGTTCTCTGGGTGAATGCTTGccttttagttgatactttatTTTATGCTGGTCAATGAGGCCAtgatttatttgatgttttctgttgtggtCTGTGTTCATCTCCACTTAAAAGTAAAGTCATTAGTCATAGTCGTGACATCCAGAGGAGTCATCAGGCCACATGCCCATGGTTCACTCTCTTCAGACAGTCAACCTCATCTTCTTACAGAACACacttgtttctatttttttacaACTTGTCAAAAATATCTGTAAACATTTTAGCAGGCGTACAAAGCATTTAGCTGCACACACTGTATCATGGAGGCCACACCACTTCCACTTACCCCCTCTTTTGAAAATGTTGCCACAGCACACTGCCATATTCCAGTGAACTGTTTTTGGGTTTGGATCCGGACCTAGAAAGATTAAGAATATGATGTTGTCTATTTGTTATTGATCCACCTTGACTGTTTTCAGATAGACTACTCTTCTCTACATACCTTCACAGTATCCAGAGGATAACCCACGACAACACCACATGctcctgtgtgtttccagagaaaagagagacacagcagaAAGATAGCTTATTGTAGTAGGCTTTACATATGATTAATCATGTGCAGTTGACAGGGAGAgttattgttttcctttttctcatcaGTAAAAACGTATTGCCTTGACTGACgtgtgaagattctcagtcatccaggtcatggttatcccaaaggtgctgttcagtggcaactgtgcttgctttaagttcttgaagatgtttcacctctCGTCCaaaaggcttcatcagttctgactgactggaGCAGCAGGCTTATGAGATCTTAACTCATTAATACCTTGATGGTTGCCCATGGGTTGTTGTTCCACTTGGCTTTCATGTGTGTCGTGTGGACCACCTGAAACAAAGTGTTGGCGACTGTGAAACGGCCCAGAGTGTCAAGACAGAACTGGTTTGTAGGTGATGCCTTTGCACGTCTCCTCTGTTGATGAATGTCTTCCACTTAAAGCAAATCCAGTTGCCATTGAACAGAGAGACATAGTGGAAATCATCTAACACACCTGGTACATTGGGGTACACATggactgttttcttctttttcacctATGCCACCTCCTGAACataattttaatgtaaaactgaaactgcCACTGCACCTGCTTCTTTTTTGGGATAACTGTACTCTTATTTGTGTTGTTACCGGTGgatcttttgtttatttgtatgtattacTAAATGCACTACAAAATAATGAATGCTTATTAACATACCATGGATAAGAAAAGAAGCGACACGAGTTTTAAGAGTCACTTTCAAGTTAACATCCTCTGATCTTTTCATATGCTGCCACCTATTTAGCCTATCGCACCATGTACATCCAGTAGTTCGCAAATACGACCAACTAATGCTTTTAATATTAGCTCTACTCGCGTTAGCAGTTACCTGCAAATGATCCAGACACAAAATCCACGATATGCATCCTGTCAGATGGTCACCGACCAACAGACACTTGTCAGATATGATCCTGTTTTACTAGCATAAACTACATAACCCCAACCTTGAATATTGACAGTCAGGTGGCCGCCTGGGTGACGTATTTCCGGCGAGTGCCACAGCGCCGAAGTGTCACCGAGTCCGACATTGGTACCGACTTTACGCGAAGATGCCCGAAAATAGTATTTATACAACAAAAAGCACATGGGCCGTAAGACGCGAATGCGTTgattatttaacattatattttacatataaaatgtCCTCGTTTTACAATTAATTATTCAAGCATGTGTGACGCAATACATCCGCGGTAGTTTTCCATAACACATCTATAGCGACAGGTCGACGCGGGTGACGTACACGCTGCGGGGTGTCGGCGTTATCCCTGCGCGCTGATTGGACGGAAACCCGGCCAGACGCCGGTAACGCCGCCTTCTGCCGGTGACTTCCTGCGTCGGTGGGTTGCTGCCGTGTGGAAATAAACCTCTTTGCTGCTGCGGCGGGGAGGGTGTCCGCCGTGACGAACGACACAACGGCTCCCGGAGGTCGAGAGGTGAACAGGAGAGTCTTATTAGCGACAGAGTAAACAGACAAACGAAGTAAGGGCGAGAGAAAAGATAAATCCAGACGTTGAGGTGGGCTCGAAACAAGCTAGCCGGCGCTAGCTAACGTTGACGTTAAATAGAATTTAACAGTCCATTAGTTCATTGTCATCAACGTTTGTGTACAACGAGGGACACGGTTTAGGAGCAAGATACGGTTTCACATAGTGTTTGAGTCCGTTTCATTCAGCTCTAGACAACATTTTCAGGTGGGTCACTTTGAAGGGCGGTGATGGACTTCGTGGCTGGATGCATGGGAGGTAGGTCGAGACACCTGCACTCACATATAACCTTATTAAAAGCtactgttttggtttgtttttctatgcTAGCACGACGCAAACATGCCCAGCACTACTATAACAAAGTGATGCAACTCTATCACATGATTACATGTGCACGCTGGAAATCCCACGGCTGGTGTGCACAGTAAAGCCGATCCTGTAAATGCGTTAAAACCTACTTGACACCTTGACATTTTATGTGTATAAAGTGGACGAGTGGCTGATTTTATTTGGAATCAATAATAATTATGTGAACTTCATTGTAGTTTTGTCAATGTTATACAGCTTAATACATAACTAAGTCGCTGGCCTGAGGTAAACCTCACTCACACAAAGGTTTCTTTCAATGTAACTTACACCCTGTTGACAACTGAAAGCAACACTTGCAACCTGAGGCTTCAACCTAGATCGGTTTGGCTGTATAAAGTTTTCATACACATGCACCCTATCAACAGATAGTGAATCAGTGCACACCCCTTTATAAACCAATCCCATGCTGTCTTTCCAGTAACTGACATGACACACCATGTGTTTTCCCACCCTCTCACAGAGTGGAAAGTGGGTTAACCACGGTCAAACGAGAATTGGTTTAGTGTTCAAAGGTGTGTTCGAAGAATAAGGGTTTTGAAAGCAGTGCTTTGTGTTTAACCTCTGTAAAGAATTGTCCAAATTGTTATTAAAGATGGGTGGCGACACAAGAGTTGTTTGTTATTAAACTATGATGCAAGatcctcctctgtttgtttttcctagTCTCAGATTATAGCAGTGAATTGAGGTCAATGATCGCTCACATGTGTGAAACCCATGCCTGTTTGTGTTCTTTTCCTGGATTACAACGGGGAGTCACTCCAGATAGACTTTTGTAATGGGTCATGTGATAAAGCAAATGTTATCAAAggttattttacagtttgtttagtGGTGACACAGGTGGGCCGGTAACTaaagatcagattttaaaatgttttctgtattattgttatacagtatttatatttatttatgatgtaGTTTTAGAGACTGCTCCCTGACAAATAGCCAGAGTAGAAATGTCGGTCTTGGGTGAATTTGGCATATTAACTATTTGATATATTATGGAACATCACAGTTATGCATAAATCATATTAGTACTTCTTCGCATGCTAGTTTTCTACTTTGGCTTTTGGGTAATACGTAGTGTTGTTTGTGGCCTGTCTGGAAAATATTATCAGGTTTCAACATAGACTGAGGTGAGAAGCCCAAACTGGAATCACAACATTGGTATGTGCTGCATAAGCCCAGATTATGTAACATTCAATGCCACACTAAAGACTACACTAACTGGCTCTGGCTCAGTAATGCAGTCTTACCCTGAACtaactgaaaagaaataaaagtaatcactgaaataataaattaatggGTTGTTTATTAGGGTCTACGATTAGgttgaaataataattatatttggTACCTAAATGCTCCAGTGACATATCATTTAATGGAGAGTAGAAATACGTAGAAGAAAGTGATTTTGCTCATACAGGCCTCCTCTTGTTTATAATTAAAGTGTAATAAAGTGCTAATCATTGTTCAACAAATCTTTTGTTACTGTCTTCAGGTGCTGCTGGCGTCTTGGTTGGACACCCGTTTGACACAGTTAAggtattattttcatttaatgcaCAGAAACGCACagaaaagactttttaaaacctATTTAAAACACTTATATTAGAtaccattaaaaaaatcaaattctTACATCTGAAATTGTCTTTATAAAATTGTTTATGTGTAATTGTATGTAAACCTaattctgttgttgttggtgcTGAATGTTTGTCATCAAGTGGCTATGTCATAAATTGCTCATTAAATGAAGCTGGCAGACTTGCTCATAATTTGTTACTCCCGTGTTTTTGAGCATTTAACTGAagaatgtctttttttattccaggTTAGACTGCAGGTTCAGAGTATCGATAAGCCCCTGTATCGTGGAACCTTTCACTGTTTCCAGTCCATTATACGTCAGGAGTCCGTAAGTGGAGTTATTTACCTTTACTTGTGTTTGCTGGGATAATCAGTAAATTGTGCAAAAGAAATGCCAAGTTacaaaaattataaattaaacagcagagaaaatctAAAgtattaaacacaacaaacaaggCTGTAGGCTTCAGTGGAGAACAAACGGTAGATCatgctgtatttactgtaggccaaaaaataagacaaaaaatattcacagacaGCAAAAATGAACAGAAGAAAATCCACAAATCATCTAAAATCTTCTAATAAGGTTTTTAAAGTACCAAGGTAAATTATAGAATCTAATTTAATTGCAGTTTGCAGATCATTTCTCCTCAAAGGTTCACAGCACCTAAAATCATTCCTACCCAGATACAGACATGCAGATGTAATATCTAAGGTTATATAGTTATTGGATTGTGTATCGTGTTTGTGTTATAGTGATGAAGTAACAGGAGTCTTTTACAGCATCTCACAGATCTCTACAGTGATGTGTTTAAACGGTTCGACTAATGTGATCTTCTCTACAGGTATTTGGTTTGTATAAAGGCATTGGATCCCCTATGATGGGCCTCACATTCATCAATGCCATAGTGTTTGGTGTCCAGGGGAACACCATGCGTATGCTGGGACGGGATACACCTATGAACCAATTCCTCGCTGGTGCTGCAGCAGGTGCCATCCAGTGTGTCATCTGCTGCCCTATGGAGCTGGCTAAAACGCGCATGCAGATGCAGGGTACTGGAGAGAAGAAATCCTCTAGGAAAATGTACAAGAACTCCCTGGACTGTTTGGCACGCATTTACAACCGGGAGGGTCTGTGGGGCATTAACAGAGGCATGGTGACCACACTTATCCGTGAGACGCCTGGCTTCGGAGTGTATTTCCTGGCTTATGATGTGCTGACGCGCAGCATTGGCTGTGAGCCTGACGATCGTTACATGATTCCCAAACTGTTGTTTGCCGGAGGCATGGCAGGTATCGCCTCCTGGCTCTCCACCTACCCCGTTGATGTGATCAAATCACGGCTCCAGGCAGATGGGGTGGGTGGAGTCAACCAGTACAGCAGCATTGCTGACTGTGTGAGACAGAGCATAAAGAGAGAGGGCTACATGGTGTTTACACGAGGCCTCACCTCCACGCTGCTACGAGCCTTCCCTGTGAATGCAGCTACCTTCGCTACCGTCACACTCGTCCTCATGTATGCTCGGGGAGCGGAGGAAGGACCGCAAGACTGTGAGCCAGCTCAGTCAACCAGCCACCACACGCAGATCCAGCAGCAGGCCCAGCCCTCCAGCCTGTGACAGAAAAGAGGTCTAAACCAGGGCACTTTACAAGAGTATGGAAAGACAATACATGACCAGTCATTCCCAGTTTTGAGTCTGAAAAAAAGTATCTGGTTTATTTAAATGCTTGTTTATCATTTGatatgaaaaaggaaacaaaggaaaatgtatttttagcaATAATTTAAGTTTGCTGTTCAAGTTGCAGCTTGTAAAGGGATGGTGTAAACCTTTAGTAAGATTATAACAGTTGGAGCTTTTAACTGCTTTTATGAGTTGTCTTATAAGACATAGTTTGAAACTTATGATCCAGGGAACTGATAGTGTGGCTGTGTAGTGTTCTCGCTCTAGACACTAAAACTGGTATCTCTATTACCTTGAAATATGCAGTGTTTaactgcacgtgtgtgtgtgtgtgtgtatatatatgtttatatatgttgATTTTGAGTaacttcttttttatgtttattgaaACATGTTTCCTGCCTTataaataattgtaaaaaaaaaaaaaagcgcctGTTTGTAACACAACTGTATCCTCTGAAGAGCcaagaaaatgtgagaaaaagaaTGTAGCATGTGATAAGGTGACGATCTCATcacttgtgtctgttttcaaaccaaaaaaaaaaaaaacaaaactaatacaTTGCAGCTAATATCCAGTCATACTGAAAACACGTACTATTTACCAGGCATTGTGGACAACAATCAGTTAGTCTTAAGGGCTCTTCAGGGACTGAATGCACAGTCACAATGTCAGTCAGGGTTGTAGGCATGTTTATTTGGCATATTTCATTTTACCAAATTATACCTTTACTGCTGTATTATTAAAGGCCTCAACTAGACGTGGAACATGGTGCTACACGTGGCACTTTACTTGTCCcaccattatttattttatttctgtaagtGTCAGCTAGAATTTAAGCTGTGCATGTTACAGTTATTGTAAAGACATAAATGCATGCTAGGCATGTCATTAAAAGTgttcataaaatgaaaacaccaaTGCTGCTAAGGCACTTGAAAATCTCCAAGGCTGCATTGCAGTTTGATGGTGATCAAATGAATGTGGGAAATGGAGCAAAAGTACGATCACTATGCAGCTGAGAGTCACTCGTGTCGAATCATCAGTTTCACAGCTTGAACAGTGACTGTTGTCCCTGAGCTATCAAGATTAGATCTGAAACTCCGTGGTTGCCATTTGACTGCTACTATTACGTCCAGCTGATGTGAAACATGTCATAAGATGCAATATGTACAGGACGGAACTGTATTAATGTGATGggtttgaagtgtgtgtgtgtgtgggtgggtgtgtgtattATTTTCATCAGTCTACAGTAGTTGTGTTCATGTTACGGCAGTTTTTAGAGTCTCTGTTCGGTTTGAGTTTGAACTGTTACAGATTAACTGAACAACTGAGACCTGATATTTTTGTAACATAGTCATACATAACCTATTTGTTTGGAATTGTCACTGAAGATCTGTACAATGggtaaataaaacagaattcaTCCGCCGTTTGTTTTGTGTCCACTTGCGCTGATCAATTCAGCATCCCCACACTTTCATTTTTGATCAAACACAGCACCTTTGGCACAGATTAGAAGTTGCACAGATGCAGAACAAATGTAATTCAGCGTTTTTACAAGTTGTCTTATGTTTGCTGTCTACACTATACAAGATGCCAGCATCTTATGAGGTGTTAGGTAGCTCACTCTTTCCCCATGCTTTAAGTATTTAATAACTTATTAACATGTGATGCGCCATGTGGTCTATTCCACTGGGATATCTTCTGTGCTGCAGAAGAAACCAGAC from Anabas testudineus chromosome 24, fAnaTes1.2, whole genome shotgun sequence includes these protein-coding regions:
- the slc25a29 gene encoding mitochondrial basic amino acids transporter, which encodes MDFVAGCMGGAAGVLVGHPFDTVKVRLQVQSIDKPLYRGTFHCFQSIIRQESVFGLYKGIGSPMMGLTFINAIVFGVQGNTMRMLGRDTPMNQFLAGAAAGAIQCVICCPMELAKTRMQMQGTGEKKSSRKMYKNSLDCLARIYNREGLWGINRGMVTTLIRETPGFGVYFLAYDVLTRSIGCEPDDRYMIPKLLFAGGMAGIASWLSTYPVDVIKSRLQADGVGGVNQYSSIADCVRQSIKREGYMVFTRGLTSTLLRAFPVNAATFATVTLVLMYARGAEEGPQDCEPAQSTSHHTQIQQQAQPSSL